From one Aquicella siphonis genomic stretch:
- a CDS encoding CBS domain-containing protein → MQAKDVMSRKPEFLPPSATLKQAADQMRTHDYGFIPVGENDRLIGALTDRDIAIKAVAEGWDPNKKTVREVMHKGVYFCLEDDPLEKVIQQMEKLQVRRLIVLNKSKRMTGIISLGDIATKSRNAKLCYELAEAVSHH, encoded by the coding sequence ATGCAAGCGAAAGATGTTATGTCACGTAAACCTGAATTTCTTCCACCCAGTGCCACACTTAAACAGGCTGCGGATCAAATGCGGACCCATGATTATGGTTTTATTCCGGTAGGTGAGAACGACCGCCTGATCGGTGCCTTAACCGACAGGGATATCGCGATCAAGGCAGTTGCCGAAGGATGGGATCCCAACAAGAAGACAGTCAGGGAAGTCATGCACAAGGGTGTATATTTCTGTCTGGAAGATGACCCCCTGGAGAAGGTAATCCAGCAAATGGAAAAACTGCAGGTACGCAGGCTGATTGTGCTTAACAAGAGCAAGCGTATGACAGGAATTATATCCTTGGGTGATATTGCGACAAAATCCAGGAATGCAAAACTTTGTTATGAACTCGCAGAAGCGGTATCTCATCATTGA
- a CDS encoding F-box protein — protein MFSFFKQLPEELILDLVNSLPVDDQARLAQTSSDMNRIVNHPTTGLTHFKFMNRGCQIGRAVITFIYNDPPFYSQLIVRDVNASQPAATMTFSVSPHKADELAQAFDNHDVPLTDCLARLELPSIITRIDMINHNNEDDIAAAARAYTCD, from the coding sequence ATGTTCAGCTTTTTTAAACAACTTCCGGAAGAACTCATTCTCGATCTGGTGAACAGTCTGCCTGTAGACGATCAGGCTCGTCTTGCGCAAACCAGCAGCGACATGAACCGCATCGTCAATCATCCCACCACCGGGCTGACCCATTTCAAATTCATGAATCGGGGATGTCAGATTGGCAGGGCTGTCATAACATTCATTTATAATGATCCGCCATTTTATTCGCAATTGATTGTGAGAGATGTTAACGCCAGCCAACCCGCCGCGACCATGACATTTTCAGTCTCACCACATAAAGCCGACGAACTCGCACAAGCATTCGACAATCACGATGTCCCTCTCACTGACTGCCTCGCACGCCTGGAATTACCTTCCATTATTACCCGCATTGACATGATAAACCACAACAATGAAGATGACATTGCCGCTGCAGCCAGAGCTTATACTTGTGACTGA
- a CDS encoding Hsp20/alpha crystallin family protein, translated as MSQIIKRPPLVSSLAELQQTINRLFDPTLIEQEDGFSNLLNSDWIPTIDVKDAGSHFLITADIPGVDPKKIDVSMDNNILTIKGQKETKTKEERKNYVRYERSKGTFCRSISLPDVVDAGKISAKTKNGVLEIIAPKNKQGTKRSIKVK; from the coding sequence ATGAGTCAAATTATCAAGCGTCCACCTTTGGTTTCAAGCCTGGCTGAGTTGCAGCAAACCATTAACCGTTTGTTTGATCCGACATTGATTGAACAAGAAGATGGTTTTTCCAATCTGCTGAATTCAGACTGGATTCCCACGATAGATGTCAAGGACGCGGGGTCGCATTTTTTGATCACGGCAGATATTCCCGGCGTTGACCCCAAAAAAATCGATGTAAGCATGGATAATAATATCCTGACCATCAAGGGACAGAAGGAAACCAAGACCAAGGAAGAGCGTAAAAATTATGTCCGCTATGAGCGGTCTAAAGGGACATTCTGCCGGAGCATCAGCTTGCCGGATGTGGTGGATGCGGGAAAAATCTCCGCCAAGACTAAAAACGGGGTCTTGGAAATTATTGCACCCAAAAATAAACAAGGCACTAAGCGCAGCATTAAAGTGAAATAA
- a CDS encoding metallophosphoesterase, giving the protein MNLLRRWLCPVRCLMLLLVLCCAAAAAKPPSPLPAETRQTRFLALSDIHFDPFVSCGYTKPCPLIEKLRRAPSVQWAGIFAEFDTHPAKYGEDTNYPLLTSALAASRHAAEKSGAKFVMVLGDSLGHNFRSDYKKYSGDTSYSGFQAFTLKTFEFLTAQLVAAFPNLNIYIAVGNNDSYRGDYVTQPGGSFFRDVSLLWSRLLSEPADRKTMRAQFPRAGYYAVTLSGQRDLRLIILNTNLFSSKAKGQGISQAARAELDWLHEQLLQAKNRGQHVLVAMHIPEGVDVYATLRTRLIRLISLWKNEYIQRFQAELSQFAPQISGIFAGHLHSDWFQVLTFPNGHEVPVTGVPSISPVYGNNPGFKIYSYSNATLQIADYTTYYFPLNGGQSWLREYDFKRTYAQNCHQCPVVDGMNRLRPRGILADYYKSYYALQTKSQPITTQWNPYYWCAIHHVKPEDYMQCLN; this is encoded by the coding sequence ATGAACCTGCTGAGACGCTGGCTTTGTCCGGTGCGCTGTCTGATGTTGCTCCTTGTTCTGTGCTGCGCCGCCGCTGCGGCAAAGCCGCCGTCCCCGCTCCCCGCGGAGACCCGGCAAACCCGCTTTCTAGCTTTGTCGGATATTCATTTCGATCCGTTTGTCTCTTGCGGCTATACGAAACCTTGTCCGCTGATCGAAAAGCTGCGGCGTGCGCCTTCGGTGCAATGGGCAGGGATATTCGCCGAATTCGATACTCATCCGGCAAAATACGGTGAAGACACAAATTACCCTTTATTGACATCGGCGCTCGCTGCGTCCCGGCACGCCGCGGAAAAGTCAGGGGCTAAATTTGTAATGGTTCTGGGTGATTCACTGGGGCACAACTTTCGTTCCGATTATAAAAAATATTCTGGTGACACCAGTTACAGCGGGTTTCAGGCTTTCACGCTCAAGACATTTGAGTTTTTAACAGCCCAGCTGGTTGCTGCATTTCCAAATCTGAATATTTATATTGCGGTGGGAAACAATGATTCTTATCGGGGTGATTATGTTACCCAGCCTGGCGGGAGCTTTTTTAGGGATGTTTCTTTGCTCTGGTCCAGGCTGCTTTCTGAACCAGCTGACCGCAAGACCATGCGGGCGCAGTTTCCACGCGCGGGCTATTATGCCGTGACCTTGTCTGGCCAGCGGGATTTGCGGTTGATCATCCTCAATACCAATCTGTTTTCATCCAAGGCCAAAGGTCAGGGGATAAGTCAGGCCGCGCGGGCAGAGCTCGACTGGCTGCATGAACAATTGCTGCAGGCAAAAAACAGGGGCCAGCATGTGCTTGTCGCCATGCATATTCCCGAGGGTGTGGATGTGTACGCAACCTTGCGCACGCGGTTGATTCGCCTGATTTCCTTATGGAAGAATGAGTATATCCAGCGCTTTCAGGCGGAGCTGAGCCAGTTTGCGCCGCAGATTTCCGGCATATTTGCCGGTCATTTGCATTCAGACTGGTTCCAGGTTCTGACCTTTCCGAATGGTCATGAGGTGCCTGTTACGGGCGTTCCCTCGATCAGTCCTGTTTACGGTAATAATCCCGGCTTTAAAATCTATTCTTATTCAAATGCCACATTACAGATAGCTGATTACACGACTTATTATTTTCCCTTGAATGGCGGGCAATCGTGGCTCAGGGAGTATGATTTCAAGCGCACCTATGCGCAGAATTGTCATCAATGCCCGGTTGTTGACGGCATGAACCGTTTGCGGCCGCGCGGTATATTAGCCGATTATTATAAATCCTATTATGCGCTTCAAACCAAAAGCCAGCCTATCACCACGCAGTGGAATCCGTATTACTGGTGCGCCATCCATCATGTGAAGCCGGAGGATTACATGCAATGCCTGAATTAA
- a CDS encoding exo-beta-N-acetylmuramidase NamZ family protein — MKKTIFLLVFLLGCLGLTVWSPIQPGAEQTALYLPLLQGKKVGVFANHSSRVGNAHLVDMLRSHGIQVTKIFVPEHGFRGDADDGDKIENSKDAKTGIPIISLYGRKVKPAPSDLEDVDVLIFDIQDVGVRFYTFISSLQRLMEAAVENDKPLIILDRPNPNGFYVDGPVMNPKYKSFTGMQPIPIVHGMTVGEYAKMLVGEEWLEVKPRSKAKFLKLTVIPNAHYSHKSLYEPPVAPSPNLPDIQSIYWYPSIGMMEGTAISVGRGTDTPFQVFGHPAIKTAFSFKPTSRTGARHPSYENKICHGWNLGGTRRETLKKIGGKLQIRYIMEAYRAFPDKKRFFAIGESDSDMNTLMRQIRDGVSESDIRKSWEPRLSAFKLIRKQYLLYPDFE, encoded by the coding sequence ATGAAAAAGACAATCTTTCTTCTGGTGTTTCTGCTGGGGTGTCTGGGTTTGACGGTGTGGTCGCCCATACAGCCTGGCGCGGAACAGACCGCATTGTATTTGCCGCTGCTGCAGGGGAAGAAAGTTGGTGTATTTGCGAATCACAGTTCCAGAGTGGGCAATGCTCATCTTGTGGATATGCTGCGCAGTCATGGCATACAGGTGACAAAAATATTCGTTCCCGAACACGGATTTCGCGGCGATGCCGATGATGGTGATAAAATCGAAAATTCCAAGGATGCGAAAACAGGTATTCCCATCATTTCGCTGTACGGCAGGAAAGTGAAACCCGCACCGTCCGATCTGGAGGATGTTGACGTTCTCATTTTCGACATACAAGATGTGGGCGTGCGCTTTTATACCTTTATTTCATCCTTGCAGAGATTAATGGAAGCCGCGGTTGAAAACGACAAGCCTCTCATTATCCTGGATCGTCCCAATCCCAACGGGTTTTATGTGGACGGCCCGGTCATGAATCCGAAATATAAATCCTTTACCGGCATGCAGCCTATCCCTATCGTGCATGGAATGACGGTTGGCGAATATGCCAAGATGCTGGTGGGCGAGGAATGGCTGGAGGTAAAGCCCAGGTCAAAAGCAAAATTCCTGAAGTTGACGGTGATTCCTAATGCTCATTATTCTCATAAAAGTCTTTATGAGCCGCCTGTCGCGCCCTCGCCCAATTTGCCGGATATCCAGTCCATTTACTGGTATCCTTCCATAGGCATGATGGAAGGAACGGCAATCAGCGTGGGCAGGGGGACGGATACGCCATTCCAGGTGTTCGGCCACCCGGCTATCAAAACTGCATTTTCATTCAAGCCGACATCGAGAACAGGCGCGCGGCACCCGTCTTATGAAAACAAGATATGCCATGGCTGGAATCTGGGAGGCACGCGCAGAGAGACATTAAAGAAGATCGGTGGGAAGCTGCAAATCAGGTATATTATGGAAGCTTATCGTGCGTTTCCTGACAAAAAGCGTTTTTTTGCGATCGGAGAGAGTGATTCGGACATGAATACGTTGATGAGACAGATCCGCGACGGCGTGAGCGAGAGCGACATCAGGAAAAGCTGGGAGCCTCGTTTGAGCGCGTTTAAACTCATACGCAAACAATATCTGCTTTATCCGGATTTTGAATAA
- a CDS encoding serine hydrolase domain-containing protein, producing MGFLFIMQLKSFFSAGYLWLFLAVLPGVISAGNGDGKTRQFPRGTHEVYIDQAEDVRTDLLKNIAPVIEKSIAQGQYPGAVILIGHQGRILYRGVFGSRRILPDPAPMRFDTIFDLASLTKVVATAPAVMQLVEQGKLDIDAPVAKYWPEFAKKGKGSVTIRELLTHTSGLPPEISHLSGHASERETLAQVTTLSLQHAPGKSFVYSDVNFIVLAYLVEVISGQRFDVYVQENIFKPLGMQHTRYLPPENLRDQIAPTEVVDKKLRWGQVHDPAAYALGGVAGNAGVFSDAHDLGIYAQALLNGGKLPREYHFGSKRIKYFLGPLAVFKMTTRQTPETLLDSRGLGWDIDSRYSNRGVLFPVNSYGHTGWTGTSIWIDPVTQTWMVMLTSRAHPVPAKTNQLVSDRRTIANILSASFVNITQIGLNNTGKGELSRAYKNV from the coding sequence ATGGGATTTTTGTTTATCATGCAATTAAAATCATTTTTTTCAGCGGGTTATCTGTGGCTGTTTCTGGCTGTGCTGCCAGGCGTGATATCAGCAGGAAATGGCGATGGCAAGACCAGACAGTTTCCGCGCGGTACGCACGAAGTCTATATCGACCAGGCGGAAGATGTGCGTACCGATCTGCTGAAAAATATCGCGCCGGTGATTGAGAAATCGATAGCCCAGGGTCAGTATCCCGGCGCGGTGATATTGATCGGCCATCAGGGGCGTATTCTCTATAGGGGGGTATTCGGCAGCCGGCGAATATTGCCGGATCCGGCTCCCATGCGTTTTGATACCATTTTTGACCTTGCTTCTTTGACTAAAGTGGTTGCCACAGCGCCAGCGGTGATGCAACTGGTCGAGCAAGGCAAGCTGGATATTGATGCGCCGGTCGCAAAATACTGGCCTGAATTCGCGAAAAAAGGAAAGGGATCTGTCACTATACGGGAATTGTTGACACACACATCAGGTCTGCCGCCTGAAATTTCTCATCTTTCCGGTCATGCCAGTGAGCGCGAAACGCTTGCACAAGTGACCACTCTGTCTTTACAACATGCTCCGGGGAAGTCTTTTGTCTATAGTGACGTGAATTTTATTGTTCTGGCCTATCTCGTTGAAGTGATTTCCGGTCAGCGTTTTGATGTTTACGTGCAGGAGAACATCTTCAAACCGCTTGGCATGCAGCATACCCGTTATTTACCGCCTGAGAACCTGCGTGACCAGATCGCGCCGACTGAAGTCGTTGATAAAAAACTCCGTTGGGGCCAGGTTCATGATCCGGCTGCTTATGCGCTAGGCGGTGTTGCGGGTAACGCTGGTGTTTTTTCTGACGCGCATGATCTGGGAATTTATGCCCAGGCATTGTTAAACGGAGGAAAGCTGCCGCGTGAATATCATTTTGGATCGAAGAGGATAAAGTATTTCCTTGGTCCGCTTGCTGTCTTTAAAATGACAACGCGGCAGACACCCGAAACTCTGCTCGACAGCCGCGGGCTGGGATGGGATATTGATTCGCGCTATTCTAACCGCGGCGTGTTATTCCCTGTCAATTCTTATGGACACACGGGCTGGACGGGGACATCAATATGGATAGATCCGGTGACGCAAACCTGGATGGTGATGCTGACCAGCAGGGCGCATCCAGTGCCGGCCAAAACAAACCAATTGGTCTCGGATCGTCGAACCATAGCCAATATCCTCTCGGCGAGTTTTGTGAACATCACTCAAATCGGCCTGAATAATACCGGAAAAGGTGAATTGAGCCGCGCTTATAAAAACGTTTGA
- a CDS encoding M15 family metallopeptidase, with protein sequence MKIFRFLLFLFCGIQLVYALPPGFVYLSAVDSEIMQEMRYAGYHNFIGRPVSGYKSKVCILTRQAANALRSAQRELSRYSLSLKVYDCYRPVKAVEDFVVWSRDKSDQKMKLEFYPHVNKADVFKLGYVALRSGHSRGSTVDLTIVSIPAAHQPAYHPGVPLVSCDAPPGKRFPDNTMDMGTGFDCLDPAAHAMNREISAVAFRNRMLLRKVMIANGFEPYENEWWHFTFRPEPYPDTYFNFDVD encoded by the coding sequence ATGAAAATATTCCGGTTTTTGCTTTTTTTGTTTTGCGGCATCCAGCTTGTTTACGCTTTGCCGCCAGGATTTGTATATTTGAGTGCTGTCGATTCGGAGATCATGCAGGAAATGCGCTACGCCGGCTATCATAATTTTATCGGCAGACCCGTAAGCGGTTACAAGTCAAAAGTCTGCATTTTGACGCGGCAGGCTGCCAATGCCTTGCGCAGTGCGCAGAGAGAATTATCCCGCTACTCATTATCACTAAAAGTGTATGATTGTTACCGCCCCGTCAAGGCGGTGGAAGATTTTGTTGTCTGGAGCCGGGATAAGTCCGATCAGAAAATGAAACTGGAATTTTATCCTCATGTGAACAAGGCTGATGTGTTCAAGCTGGGTTATGTCGCGTTACGTTCAGGGCATAGCCGCGGCAGCACGGTGGATTTGACCATCGTTTCAATCCCCGCCGCCCATCAGCCGGCGTATCATCCCGGCGTGCCGCTTGTGTCCTGTGATGCGCCGCCTGGCAAACGCTTTCCGGATAACACCATGGACATGGGCACGGGTTTTGATTGTCTGGATCCCGCGGCGCACGCCATGAACCGGGAAATTTCTGCCGTTGCGTTCAGGAACCGCATGCTGCTCAGAAAAGTCATGATCGCTAATGGTTTTGAGCCGTACGAAAATGAATGGTGGCATTTTACTTTCAGGCCGGAACCTTATCCGGATACCTATTTCAATTTTGATGTCGACTAA
- the msrB gene encoding peptide-methionine (R)-S-oxide reductase MsrB, whose protein sequence is MSGGMIKIIAAAVAFAAASSTAANTLYQRPGDQYLKQHLTPLQYEVTQEQGTEPAYQNEYWNNKKPGIYVDVVTGEPLFSSTDKYDSHTGWPSFTKPLEAGNIMTKPDHSYFMERTEVLSKHGHSHLGHLFNDGPPPAYHRYCINSAALEFIPVDQLQKRGYGQYLPLFQSDAKQK, encoded by the coding sequence ATGTCAGGAGGAATGATCAAAATCATAGCGGCGGCAGTTGCGTTCGCTGCTGCTTCATCCACCGCGGCTAACACGCTTTACCAGCGCCCCGGTGATCAGTATCTCAAGCAGCATCTGACGCCCCTTCAATACGAAGTCACGCAGGAACAGGGAACTGAACCCGCCTATCAAAACGAATACTGGAACAATAAAAAACCCGGTATTTATGTTGATGTTGTAACAGGCGAACCCTTATTCAGCTCGACGGACAAATATGATTCGCATACCGGATGGCCCAGCTTTACCAAACCTCTGGAGGCAGGCAATATCATGACAAAACCGGATCATAGTTACTTCATGGAAAGAACCGAAGTTTTGTCCAAGCATGGTCATTCTCACCTGGGCCACTTGTTTAATGACGGGCCTCCTCCCGCTTATCATCGTTATTGCATCAATTCAGCAGCACTTGAATTCATACCTGTGGATCAATTGCAAAAACGTGGTTATGGTCAATACCTTCCCCTCTTTCAGTCTGACGCCAAGCAAAAATAA
- a CDS encoding SulP family inorganic anion transporter, with protein sequence MAITSELQPGLKVIMLAIIEAYRAGLLDKKHWLPNITAGLIVGVVALPLAMAFAIASGVKPEQGIYTAIVAAVLVGIFGGSRVQIAGPTGAFIVILAHVTAQYGVEGLQTATMLAGIILILMGVMKLGNVIKFIPDPVIVGFTTGIGFIIFAGEWKDFFGLTVNVPLSAHFYEKLLSAGAALPDLNPATTALAVMSLLVMIISPRIFRRLPGPLIAMLAATSLQMIFKFQDVATIGSAFGGIPQHLPTLQFPTVTWNKLIELIGPAFSIALLGAIESLLSASAADGMAGTRHHSNQELIGQGLANMLAPLFGGFAATGAIARTATNIRNGGSSPLSALTHSIFLVLVILLLAPLAVYIPLCTLAAILFVVAYNMSDLPHFVHIIKCAPRYDVVVLLTTFILTVFTDLIIAVNAGVLLAMLFFIRRSSETAGIAQETPDNVHQELKNAGIADLPADTVIYSIQGPLFFGVAEKIEHALAVTHNDPQAIIFRLRHVPFMDMTGLETFSELLTQYHHRGIRIYLCEASANVCQKLANIGILQLVDGKRVYLSLPEAARASQTPEQQAELPAGIPQPATPALTH encoded by the coding sequence ATGGCAATCACTTCTGAATTACAACCCGGATTAAAGGTCATCATGCTGGCTATCATCGAGGCTTACCGCGCGGGATTACTGGATAAAAAACATTGGCTTCCCAATATCACTGCCGGCTTGATTGTAGGCGTCGTTGCCCTGCCGCTGGCCATGGCTTTCGCCATCGCGTCAGGGGTCAAGCCTGAACAAGGCATATACACCGCCATTGTTGCGGCGGTTCTGGTAGGTATTTTTGGCGGCAGCCGGGTGCAGATTGCCGGACCCACCGGGGCGTTCATCGTTATACTCGCCCATGTGACGGCGCAATATGGTGTCGAAGGCTTGCAAACAGCCACCATGCTGGCAGGAATTATCCTCATCCTGATGGGCGTCATGAAACTGGGTAATGTTATTAAATTCATTCCCGACCCGGTTATTGTGGGTTTCACTACCGGCATAGGATTTATCATTTTCGCCGGGGAGTGGAAAGATTTTTTTGGTCTCACTGTCAACGTTCCCCTTAGCGCGCATTTTTACGAAAAATTATTGTCTGCTGGCGCCGCCCTGCCGGACCTTAATCCCGCCACCACCGCTCTTGCGGTCATGAGCTTGTTGGTGATGATCATTTCCCCCCGTATTTTCAGGCGCTTGCCGGGACCATTAATCGCCATGCTCGCCGCGACATCGTTGCAAATGATATTTAAATTCCAGGACGTAGCCACCATAGGCAGCGCATTCGGCGGCATTCCCCAGCATCTGCCTACTCTGCAATTTCCCACCGTCACCTGGAACAAACTGATTGAATTAATCGGGCCGGCATTTTCCATCGCCCTGCTTGGCGCAATCGAATCCCTGTTGTCCGCCTCGGCCGCGGACGGCATGGCAGGCACGCGTCACCACTCCAACCAGGAATTAATTGGCCAGGGGCTGGCAAACATGCTCGCCCCCCTCTTCGGCGGTTTTGCCGCCACTGGCGCCATCGCCCGCACGGCAACCAATATTCGCAATGGAGGCAGCAGTCCGCTTTCAGCGCTTACGCATTCCATATTTCTGGTGCTCGTGATCCTGCTGCTTGCGCCGCTAGCCGTTTATATTCCGCTTTGCACACTGGCCGCGATATTATTTGTGGTTGCCTACAACATGAGCGACCTTCCGCACTTTGTTCATATCATCAAATGCGCGCCCCGTTACGATGTCGTGGTTTTATTGACGACCTTCATACTCACCGTTTTTACGGATCTGATTATCGCCGTAAACGCCGGCGTCTTGCTCGCCATGCTGTTTTTTATTCGCCGCAGCAGCGAGACTGCAGGAATTGCCCAGGAAACACCCGATAATGTACATCAGGAACTGAAAAACGCAGGCATTGCCGATCTGCCGGCCGATACCGTTATCTATTCTATTCAAGGACCGCTCTTTTTCGGCGTAGCTGAAAAAATTGAACACGCCCTGGCTGTGACGCACAATGACCCGCAAGCCATTATTTTCCGGCTCAGACACGTACCCTTTATGGATATGACAGGCCTGGAAACTTTCAGCGAGTTGCTGACACAATATCATCACCGCGGCATCAGGATTTATCTTTGCGAAGCCAGCGCTAACGTTTGCCAGAAACTGGCAAACATAGGTATATTGCAGTTGGTCGACGGCAAGCGTGTCTACCTGTCATTGCCCGAAGCTGCGCGCGCATCTCAAACCCCGGAACAACAGGCAGAACTGCCCGCCGGAATACCGCAGCCCGCAACCCCTGCATTGACACATTGA